A genomic stretch from Lathyrus oleraceus cultivar Zhongwan6 chromosome 2, CAAS_Psat_ZW6_1.0, whole genome shotgun sequence includes:
- the LOC127122928 gene encoding uncharacterized protein LOC127122928, giving the protein MDPIKYIFEKPALTSRIARWQMLLSEYDIQYVAQKAIKGSILAYHLARQPMEDYQPLKLDFPNEDTMVVKDYEIPGPDEGPEPMERWTLMFDDASNAISHGVGAVLMSPKNLHLPFIVKLCFTCTNNMAKYEACILGLEEAIELRIKVLEVYGDYTLVIHQIRGDWEMRHANLIPYRDYMLKLLLMFDKITFSHIPREENQMEDALATLASMYKLIWPNHQPDIKIRNFDKLVHCLTTTEESDDKPWFFDIKPYLEKQEYLAEASSIDKRTMRRFASKFFLNGDVLYK; this is encoded by the coding sequence atggaccccatcaagtacatattcgaaAAACCAGCTCTCACTAGCCGAATTGCCCGATGGCAGATGTTATTATCGGAGTACGATATCCAATATGTTgcacaaaaggccatcaagggtagcATATTAGCATATCATCTTGCTCGCCAACCGATGGAGGATTACCAACCTTTGAAGTTAGATTTCCCAAACGAAGATACTATGGTTGTCAAAGACTATGAGATTCCTGGACCAGACGAAGGACCCGAACCAATGGAGCGATGGACTCTCATGTTCGATGATGCTTCAAATGCCATAAGTCATGGAGTCGGGGCAGTAttgatgtctcccaagaatttgCATCTACCATTCATAGTAAAGCTTTGCTTTACTTGTACGAACAACATGGCtaagtatgaagcttgcatattaGGACTAGAGGAGGCCATTGAGTTAAGAATCAAAGTCCTTGAAGTATATGGAGACTATACTCTAGTGATACATCAGATCAGAGGTGATTGGGAAATGAGACATGCTAATCTAATTCCTTATCGGGATTATATGCTGAAGTTACTCCTGATGTTCGACAAAATCACCTTTTcccatattcctcgagaagagaatcagatggaAGATGCCCTGGCAACTCTGGCATCCATGTATAAGTTAATATGGCCTAATCATCAGCCTGATATTAAAATCAGGAATTTTGATAAACTTGTTCATTGTTTGACAACAACAGAAGAGTCAGACGACAAACCCTGGTTCTTCGATATCAAACCCTATCTTGAGAAACAAGAATATCTGGCAGAGGCTTCTAGCATTGACAAGAGGACTATGCGTAGGTTTGCATCCAAGTTCTTCCTAAATGGGGATGTGTTGTATAAGTGA